From a region of the Myxococcaceae bacterium JPH2 genome:
- a CDS encoding alpha/beta fold hydrolase yields the protein MSTAFRAPSPRLFDLTLPDLPLEAGARVAPHLVRGWWWGPEEDLPWLQSRAQVLSEEAAREATFRVVRRTAAEQRPVVEPLRRPSPPRAPAPVPTVLVVHALTGDMRAGGEGGWWEPVIGPGRALDPTRMRLLCFNNLGSCYGTSGPADEGFPRRVDDSRFGPAAPLEKGDLQVDERLLPATLTPWDQARSILFALDALGVDQVALVTGGSLGGMIVLCLAALDPERFARMAPIATAECASAWVVGWNHVARQVLLLDPDYPESPRRGLEVARQLATLTYRAETGLDAKQPRPQAWSSRALYPVQSYLEHQGAKLEARFDGRSYLALLGAMDHHDLSRVPEARGGPGIGRILASTLSIGIDRDQLFFPEHMVALARRLRSAGRHAEHAVLSSQHGHDGFLLEWGPLSALLTRALALPPGVPGRETRASALPGAVARRT from the coding sequence GTGAGCACCGCCTTCCGCGCGCCATCGCCGCGCTTGTTCGATTTGACCCTGCCCGACCTGCCCCTGGAGGCCGGCGCGCGGGTGGCGCCGCACCTCGTGAGGGGTTGGTGGTGGGGGCCCGAGGAGGATCTCCCCTGGCTCCAGTCCCGCGCGCAGGTGCTCTCCGAGGAGGCGGCACGGGAGGCCACGTTCCGCGTCGTGCGTCGCACCGCCGCCGAGCAACGCCCCGTCGTCGAGCCGCTGCGTCGCCCCTCGCCTCCCCGCGCGCCCGCGCCCGTGCCCACGGTGCTCGTGGTGCACGCGCTCACGGGTGACATGCGCGCGGGTGGCGAGGGCGGCTGGTGGGAGCCCGTCATCGGCCCGGGCCGGGCGCTCGACCCCACGCGCATGCGGCTGCTGTGCTTCAACAACCTGGGCTCCTGCTACGGCACCTCGGGTCCGGCGGATGAAGGGTTCCCTCGACGCGTGGACGATTCGCGCTTCGGGCCCGCGGCTCCGCTGGAGAAGGGAGACCTGCAAGTGGATGAGCGGCTCCTGCCCGCCACGCTGACGCCGTGGGACCAGGCGCGCTCCATCCTGTTCGCGCTGGATGCGCTCGGCGTGGACCAGGTGGCGCTCGTCACGGGCGGCTCGCTGGGCGGAATGATTGTCTTGTGCCTCGCCGCGTTGGATCCCGAGCGCTTCGCGCGCATGGCCCCCATCGCCACGGCCGAGTGCGCCTCGGCGTGGGTGGTGGGCTGGAACCACGTGGCGCGCCAAGTGCTGCTGCTGGACCCGGACTATCCCGAGTCCCCCAGACGGGGGCTCGAGGTGGCGCGGCAGCTCGCCACGCTCACGTATCGCGCCGAGACCGGCCTCGACGCGAAGCAACCTCGACCGCAGGCGTGGTCATCGCGCGCGCTGTATCCGGTGCAGAGCTACCTGGAGCATCAGGGCGCGAAGCTGGAGGCCCGCTTCGACGGGCGCTCCTACCTCGCGCTGCTCGGCGCGATGGACCATCACGACCTGTCACGGGTGCCCGAGGCGCGGGGAGGCCCCGGCATCGGCCGCATCCTCGCGAGCACGCTGAGCATCGGAATCGACCGGGACCAGCTCTTCTTCCCCGAGCACATGGTGGCGCTCGCGCGGCGCCTGCGCTCGGCGGGCCGCCACGCCGAGCACGCCGTACTGTCCAGTCAGCACGGGCATGACGGCTTCCTCTTGGAGTGGGGACCGCTGTCGGCCTTGCTCACCCGCGCGCTCGCGCTCCCGCCGGGAGTCCCCGGTCGCGAGACGCGCGCGTCCGCGCTCCCTGGAGCGGTGGCGAGGAGGACGTGA
- a CDS encoding NAD(P)/FAD-dependent oxidoreductase translates to MQRYDVVIVGAGPAGLSAALVFGRARKRVLLCDAGSPRNARAEHMQGFVTRDGTPPPEFRRIGREQLQPYPNVEVRDARVAAVDVMRPGFQVRFEDGTRVDARRVLLAVGVIDEVPELPGFRELWGTSIVQCPYCHGWEVRDRPFGVLATEPAHLDFALFLTGWSRDLVVFVAAPLVLTPEQRARLVRAGLKAEERPMRALHGTNGHLESIELVDGTRVAREVLFARPPQHLPEFVRRLGLDLTEQGFVMVTEPYKETSVPGLHAAGDVTTMLQGALVAASAGASAAYAMNHALNQENVERVIAGEPWPT, encoded by the coding sequence ATGCAGCGGTACGACGTGGTCATCGTGGGAGCAGGGCCAGCGGGCTTGAGCGCCGCGCTGGTGTTCGGGCGGGCGCGCAAGCGCGTGTTGCTGTGTGACGCGGGCTCTCCGCGCAACGCGAGGGCGGAGCACATGCAGGGCTTCGTCACGCGAGACGGCACGCCGCCGCCGGAGTTCCGGCGCATCGGGCGCGAGCAGCTCCAGCCCTATCCCAACGTGGAGGTGCGGGACGCGCGCGTGGCCGCGGTGGACGTGATGCGTCCTGGCTTCCAGGTGCGCTTTGAAGACGGCACACGGGTGGACGCGCGCCGCGTGCTCCTCGCGGTGGGTGTCATTGACGAGGTGCCGGAGCTGCCGGGCTTCCGCGAGCTGTGGGGCACCTCCATCGTCCAGTGTCCCTACTGTCACGGGTGGGAGGTGAGGGATCGCCCCTTCGGCGTGCTGGCCACCGAGCCCGCGCACCTGGACTTCGCGCTGTTCCTCACGGGCTGGTCGCGCGACCTCGTCGTCTTCGTCGCGGCGCCGCTCGTCCTCACCCCCGAGCAGCGCGCGCGTCTCGTGCGCGCGGGCCTGAAAGCGGAGGAGCGCCCCATGCGCGCGCTGCACGGAACGAACGGGCACCTGGAGTCCATCGAGCTGGTGGACGGCACGCGCGTGGCGCGCGAGGTCCTCTTCGCCCGGCCGCCTCAGCACCTGCCGGAGTTCGTGCGGCGGTTGGGGCTCGACCTCACCGAGCAGGGCTTCGTGATGGTGACCGAGCCGTACAAGGAGACCTCGGTGCCCGGCCTGCACGCGGCGGGTGACGTCACGACGATGCTCCAGGGCGCGCTCGTGGCGGCCAGCGCGGGAGCGAGCGCGGCCTACGCGATGAACCACGCGCTCAATCAGGAGAATGTGGAACGCGTCATCGCGGGCGAGCCCTGGCCCACCTGA
- a CDS encoding O-acetylhomoserine aminocarboxypropyltransferase/cysteine synthase: MSTPNAPRPQHFDTLALHAGYEPDPTTGARAVPIYQTTSYRFRDANHAAALFGLKEFGNIYTRIMNPTTDVFEKRIAALEGGVGALAVASGQAAQTLAILNILRTGDELVSGASLYGGTYNLFKVTLPRLGIHTRFVDAGRPEAFREAIGPKTKAVYLEALGNPRLDVPDFEAIAAVAREAGIPLIVDNTALSPALFNPLRHGANIVVHSATKYIGGHGTSIGGVIVDGGTFPWANGKFPELTEPNPGYHGLKLTEAFGPAAYILKARLEGLRDLGPALSPFNAHAFILGLETLRLRLERHSQNALAVARWLKQHPKVAWVRYPGLEEDPSYPLARRYLRNGFGGLVTVGLKGGLAAGRKVIDCVKLWSLLANIGDTRSLIIHPASTTHEQLTPEERLSTGVSDDLVRLSVGLEHLDDLYADLDQALATT, translated from the coding sequence ATGAGCACGCCCAACGCCCCGCGTCCGCAGCACTTCGACACCCTCGCCCTCCACGCCGGCTACGAGCCCGACCCCACCACCGGCGCTCGCGCGGTGCCCATCTACCAGACGACGAGCTACCGCTTCCGCGACGCGAACCACGCCGCCGCGCTCTTCGGACTGAAGGAGTTCGGCAACATCTACACGCGCATCATGAACCCCACCACGGACGTCTTCGAGAAGCGCATCGCCGCGCTCGAAGGGGGCGTGGGCGCGCTCGCGGTCGCCTCGGGACAGGCCGCGCAGACGCTGGCGATCCTCAACATCCTGCGCACCGGAGATGAGCTGGTATCCGGCGCCAGCCTCTACGGCGGCACGTACAACCTCTTCAAGGTGACGCTGCCCCGTCTCGGCATCCACACGCGCTTCGTGGACGCAGGACGCCCCGAGGCCTTCCGCGAGGCCATCGGCCCGAAGACGAAGGCCGTCTACCTGGAGGCGCTCGGCAACCCGCGCCTGGATGTGCCGGACTTCGAGGCCATTGCGGCTGTCGCGCGCGAGGCGGGCATCCCGCTCATCGTGGACAACACCGCGCTGTCGCCCGCGCTCTTCAATCCGCTGCGCCACGGCGCGAACATCGTGGTGCACAGCGCGACCAAGTACATCGGCGGGCACGGCACCTCGATTGGTGGCGTCATCGTCGACGGCGGCACCTTCCCCTGGGCGAACGGCAAGTTCCCCGAGCTGACCGAGCCCAACCCGGGCTACCACGGCCTCAAGCTGACCGAGGCCTTCGGCCCCGCGGCGTACATCCTCAAGGCGCGGCTGGAGGGACTGCGCGACCTGGGCCCCGCGCTCAGCCCCTTCAACGCGCACGCGTTCATCCTCGGACTGGAGACGCTGCGACTGCGACTGGAGCGGCACTCGCAGAACGCGCTCGCGGTGGCGCGGTGGTTGAAGCAGCACCCCAAGGTGGCGTGGGTGCGCTACCCCGGGCTGGAGGAGGACCCGTCCTATCCGCTCGCGCGGCGCTACCTGCGCAATGGGTTCGGCGGGCTCGTCACGGTCGGCCTGAAGGGCGGACTCGCGGCGGGGCGCAAGGTCATCGACTGCGTGAAGCTGTGGAGCCTGCTCGCGAACATCGGCGACACGCGCTCGCTCATCATCCACCCGGCCTCCACCACACATGAGCAGCTCACCCCCGAGGAGCGGCTGAGCACAGGCGTGTCCGATGACCTGGTGCGCTTGTCGGTCGGCCTGGAGCACCTGGACGACCTGTACGCGGACCTCGACCAGGCCCTCGCCACCACCTGA